One window of Salminus brasiliensis chromosome 16, fSalBra1.hap2, whole genome shotgun sequence genomic DNA carries:
- the nipblb gene encoding nipped-B-like protein B isoform X3 codes for MNGDMPHVPITTLAGIASLTDLLNQLPLPSPLPATTTKSLLYNGRIAEEVNCLLARRDDNLVSQLAHSLNQVSTEHIELKDNLGSDDPEGDMPVLLQTVLSRNPNIFREKSIMQQPMMPPYKMSHNSMHGSPASTNYQQTTVTPSPPSRFVQPQTGSGARFMPQQNSPVPSPYAPQSPAGYMQYPHPPSYSPHQQIQQVSVASPMVPGGMRNIHDSKVSGQMSSNSANHNARHCSNEEYMNIVHRLGSEESDPSIRNASFPLRSPQSVCSPAGIEGTPKVGSRPPLILQSPPPYTSPRDAAPDLLMDSPDRKKKQKKMIKEEGDKGAMYDIVSSPSKDSTKLTLKLSRVKSSETDQSADLVPSVEHGSDAENELPCNSLPYPRNPQERLTAGQCVPEQSGYQQVPVLQNTGAVTAKQPGGVSGTPYDEAEMDALAEIERIERESAIERERGSKEVQDKDKPLKKRKQDSYPQEPGAGGTAGTTGGPGVGGGGSAGNKLAPQEASAASNGTNRPALMVSIDLQQAGRAEGQLDSCPTPALEAQRWPEDGSDSAGVLRLKSKTDGEVQRAVDGRPEVIKQRAETPQKTASGGRPETPKHKHDSRRDSTSKTQGSEKRSESSKHRHDGKPDKVRSEGRGTETPRKHDSRSELSRDSHREEKHKDRERDRDRDRDKDKDKEKDRDKEKDKEKDKEKEKEKEKDKDRDNDGGKVRRPDTPKGRSEHDRHGRDKDRERDRENRDRGNRDRENRDRDRENRERKHRPESKDHKEKRSPEQRTRPDSPRVKQESRGGSDSSRQRSDRPDLKSSNSKEEKRSSDGSRHRSDGTKQSSSESKAAEFPEYLLGGKSGALKNFVIPKLKRDKDGNVPPPAEPQRSGETCNQPRVKLERLGLVEDISKRAKPVVVLQKLSYDEVQKIIKERNSRSSKSSKNRPFGKSSKEIESTMPLCERVKMNKRKRSTVNEKPKYAEVSSGEDSDSVESAPKRSKKDRDRAWEYEEKDRKGSGERRRSGSHHDGRRGSGSRYRDQSPDDSEEDTPPPSISDIARKMKMKEKQKRRKAYEPKLTPEEMMDSSTFKRFTASVDNILENLEDVDLSLAADDDELPQELLLGKHQLSELGSESAKIKAMGITYRIPSDKLVKVLSILEKNIQDGSKLSTLMNHDNDAEDEERLWRDLIMERVTKSADACLTALNIMTSPRMPKAVYIEDVIERVLQYTKFHLQNTLYPQYDPVYRVDPHGGGMLSSKAKRAKCSTHKQRVIVMLYNKVCDIVSNISELLEIQLLTDTTILQVSSMGITPFFVENVSELQLCAIKLVTAVFSRYEKHRQLILEEIFTSLARLPTSKRSLRNFRLNSSDVDGEPMYIQMVTALVLQLIQCVVHLPTDKDNTDDEYDKKVDQDVLITNSYETAMRTAQNFLSVFLKKCGSKQGEEDYRPLFENFVQDLLSTVNKPEWPAAELLLSLLGRLLVHQFSNKQTEMALRVASLDYLGTVAARLRKDAVTSKMDQRSIDRILKEAAGNDETQQLQKALLDYLGENVETDPSLLFSRKFYIAQWFRDSTTETEKAMKSQNQKDEDSSEGQHHAKDVETTGEIMQRAEARKKFLRSIIKTAPSQFATLKMNSDTVDYEDACLVVRYLASMRPFAQSFDIYLTQILRVLGESAIAVRTKAMKCLSEVVAVDPSILARLDMQRGVHGRLMDNSTSVREAAVELLGRFVLSRPQLTEQYYDMLIERILDTGISVRKRVIKILRDICLEQPTFNKITEMCVKMIRRVNDEEGIKKLVNETFQKLWFTPTPNHDKEAMTRKILNITDVVSACRDSGYDWFEQLLQNLLKTEEDASYKPARKACAQLVDNLVEHILKYEEAPDDCENKGGNSNRLVACITTLYLFSKIRAQLMVKHAMTMQPYLTTKCNNQNDFMVICNVAKILELVVPLMDHPSETFLTTIEEDLMKLIIKYGMTVVQHCVSCLGAVVNKVTHNYKFVWACFNRYYGALNKLKTQHQEDPNSTILVSNKPALLRSLFTVGALCRHFDFDREEFKGNNKVVIKDKVLELLLYFTKNEDEEVQTKAIIGLGFLFIQHPGLMFVPDVKTLYNGLLSDRKTSVNLKIQVLKNLQTYLQEEDSRMQEADREWKKLSKQEDLKEMGDISSGMSSSIMQLYLKQVLEAFFHTQSSVRHFALNVIALTLNQGLIHPVQCVPYLIAMGTDPEPTMRNKADQQLVEIDKKYTGFIHMKAVAGMKMSYQVQQAIMGSRDTIIRGFRQDETSTALCSHLFTMVRGNRQHRRAFLISLLNLFDDSAKTEVNMLLFIADNLACFPFQSQEEPLFIMHHIDITLSVSGSNLLQSFKESLLKEPRQREKKKKKKKVREKKYSSEEDEETPSSSESSSDEDEVVHRAKKPKRAVAAVNSDSDSDLDVEDIEKVMDRLPDNPIPLLDFANASQGILLLLVLKQHLKNLYGFSDSKIQKYSPTESAKVYDKAVNRKNNVHFSPRQTLDFLTNGLSNAELTDDIKRKIVKQYLDFKVLMEHLDPDEEDEEGEASASAHARNKAITALLGGSSPKNNAADSYDEESDGDEKTPGSSRRSKRGGDSADASGHMNETVEAMDVIAICCPKYKDRPQIARVIQKTSNGYSVHWMAGSYSGTWAEAKKRDGRKLVPWVDTIKESDIIYKKIALTSAHKLTNKMVQTLRSLYAAKEGTSS; via the exons ATGAATGGGGATATGCCTCATGTTCCCATTACCACTCTTGCTGGGATTGCTAGCCTCACTGACT TGTTAAACCAGCTGCCCTTGCCTTCCCCTCTCCCTGCCACCACCACTAAGAGCCTGCTGTACAATGGGAGGATTGCAGAGGAGGTCAACTGTCTCTTGGCCCGCAGGGATGACAACCTTGTCTCCCAGCTGGCCCATAGCCTCAACCAGGTTTCCACCGAGCACAT AGAGCTGAAGGACAACCTGGGCAGTGATGACCCAGAGGGAGACATGCCGGTGCTGCTGCAGACGGTGCTGTCCAGGAACCCCAACATCTTCAGGGAGAAAA GTATAATGCAACAGCCAATGATGCCACCATATAAGATGTCTCACAATTCCATGCATGGAAGCCCGGCGTCCACAAATTACCAGCAAACCACTGTTACTCCCAGCCCTCCTAG TCGCTTTGTTCAGCCTCAGACAGGCTCTGGGGCTCGTTTCATGCCTCAGCAGAACAGCCCCGTGCCCAGCCCCTACGCTCCACAGAGCCCTGCCGGCTACATGCAGTACCCTCACCCTCCCAGCTACTCTCCGCACCAACAGATTCAACAAG TGTCTGTTGCTAGTCCCATGGTGCCTGGTGGCATGAGGAACATCCACGACAGTAAGGTCTCTGGGCAAATGTCAAGTAATTCAGCCAACCACAACGCACGGCATTGCTCCAATGAAGAGTACATGAACATCGTCCACAGGCTGGGAAGCGAG GAGAGTGATCCTTCCATTAGAAACGCCTCCTTCCCTCTCCGATCGCCCCAATCTGTATGCTCGCCTGCTGGAATCGAAGGGACTCCGAAAG TTGGATCGCGGCCACCTCTCATTCTTCAGTCTCCACCCCCGTATACCTCACCGCGGGATGCTGCTCCTGACCTTCTCATGGACTCCCCTGACCGGAAAAAGAAGCAAAAGAAAATGATCAAGGAGGAAGGAGACAAGGGTGCCATGTATGACATTGTCAGCTCTCCCTCCAAGGACTCTACGAAGCTCACGCTGAAGCTGTCGCGGGTCAAGTCTTCTGAGACGGACCAGTCGGCCGACCTCGTGCCCAGCGTGGAGCATGGCTCGGACGCTGAGAACGAACTGCCCTGCAACAGTTTGCCATACCCTCGAAACCCCCAGGAACGGCTGACTGCTGGCCAATGCGTCCCGGAACAGTCAGGATACCAGCAGGTCCCAGTGCTGCAGAACACAGGGGCTGTCACAGCCAAGCAACCTGGGGGAGTCAGCGGGACACCGTACGACGAGGCCGAGATGGACGCCCTGGCTGAGATTGAGAGGATAGAACGGGAGTCGGCTATTGAGCGGGAGAGAGGCTCCAAGGAGGTTCAGGATAaag ataaaccTCTGAAGAAGCGAAAGCAGGATTCGTACCCTCAGGAGCCTGGTGCTGGTGGCACAGCAGGAACAACAGGTGGTCCTGGGGTGGGTGGCGGGGGCAGTGCTGGGAACAAATTGGCACCTCAGGAGGCTAGTGCTGCAAGCAATGGGACTAACAGACCAGCCCTGATGGTCAGTATAGACCTACAACAGGCAGGCAGGGCAGAGGGGCAGCTAGACTCTTGTCCCACACCTGCCCTGGAGGCACAGCGCTGGCCCGAAGATGGGTCTGACTCAGCTGGGGTTCTGCGGCTCAAATCGAAAACAGATGGAGAGGTGCAGAGAGCGGTTGATGGTCGGCCTGAGGTCATCAAGCAACGGGCAGAAACGCCACAGAAAACTGCTTCAGGTGGCCGCCCTGAGACGCCTAAACACAAACACGACAGCCGGCGGGATTCTACAAGCAAGACGCAGGGATCAGAAAAACGGTCAGAATCATCGAAACACCGGCATGATGGTAAGCCTGACAAGGTTCGGTCTGAGGGACGGGGCACGGAAACGCCACGAAAACACGACAGTCGCTCCGAACTCTCTCGAGACAGTCacagagaggaaaaacacaaagatcgggAAAGAGATAGAGATAGGGATAGGGACAAGGATAAGGACAAGGAGAAAGACAGGGACAAGGAGAAGGACAAGGAGAAGGAcaaggaaaaagagaaggagaaggagaaggacaAGGACCGTGACAACGATGGCGGCAAAGTTCGTAGGCCAGACACACCAAAAGGTAGGTCGGAACACGACCGACACGGACGTGACAAAGACCGGGAGCGGGACCGGGAAAACCGAGACAGAGGGAACCGGGACAGAGAGAACCGAGACCGAGATCGGGAAAACCGAGAGCGAAAGCACCGGCCCGAGTCCAAAGACCACAAAGAGAAACGCTCACCTGAGCAACGCACCCGGCCGGACAGTCCACGGGTGAAACAGGAGAGTCGTGGAGGCTCTGACTCGAGCAGACAGCGCTCTGATCGCCCGGACCTAAAATCCTCTAACAGCAAAGAGGAGAAACGAAGCTCTGATGGTAGCAGGCACCGCTCTGATGGCACCAAGCAGTCCTCCTCCGAGAGCAAAGCCGCAGAATTCCCTGAATACCTGCTAGGTGGCAAATCTGGAGCATTAAAGAATTTTGTTATTCCCAAGCTGAAGCGTGATAAAGATGGAAACGTGCCTCCGCCAGCAGAACCCCAGCGGTCTGGGGAGACCTGTAATCAGCCACGAGTAAAGCTGGAGAGGTTGGGTTTGGTGGAGGACATCTCCAAAAGGGCCAAGCCTGTGGTGGTGTTACAGAAGCTCTCCTATGATGAAGTGCAGAAGATTATTAAGGAACGGAACTCTCGCAGCTCCAAATCCAGCAAAAACAGACCTTTTGGGAAGTCTTCCAAAG AAATCGAGTCCACTATGCCTCTGTGTGAGAGGGTAAAGATGAACAAACGCAAACGAAGTACGGTAAACGAGAAGCCCAAGTACGCAGAGGTCAGCTCTGGTGAAGACAGCGACTCCGTGGAAT CGGCCCCAAAACGATCAAAAAAGGACCGTGACAGGGCATGGGAGTATGAGGAGAAGGACCGGAAGGGTTCTGGAGAGCGCAGGCGGAGCGGAAGCCACCATGACGGCCGGAGAGGTTCAGGGAGCCGATACAGAGACCAGAGTCCAGACGACTCTGAGGAAGACACGCCCCCTCCCAGCATAAGCGACA ttGCCcgaaagatgaagatgaaggagaAGCAGAAAAGGAGAAAAGCGTATGAACCGAAGCTAACTCCAGAAG AAATGATGGACTCCTCAACGTTTAAGAGGTTCACAGCAAGTGTAGACAATATTTTAGAAAACTTGGAGGATGTGGACTTATCGTTAG CTGCAGACGACGACGAGCTCCCTCAGGAGTTGCTTCTTGGGAAACACCAGCTGAGCGAGCTGGGCAGTGAATCGGCCAAAATCAAAGCCATGGGCATCACATACAGG ATTCCATCCGACAAGCTTGTGAAGGTGCTAAGCATATTAGAGAAAAACATTCAAGATGGATCCAAGCTCTCCACGCTTATGAACCAT GACAATGATGCAGAGGATGAGGAGCGCTTGTGGCGTGACCTCATCATGGAACGGGTGACCAAATCAGCCGACGCCTGTCTGACTGCTCTGAACATCATGACCTCGCCACGGATGCCCAAAGCGGTCTACATCGAGGATGTGATTGAAAGGGTGCTACAGTACACAAAGTTCCACCTGCAGAACACCCTCTACCCCCAGTATGACCCGGTCTACAGAGTGGACCCTCATGGAG GTGGGATGTTGAGCTCGAAAGCCAAACGGGCCAAGTGCTCCACGCATAAGCAGAGAGTGATCGTCATGCTCTACAATAAAGTGTGCGACATCGTTAGCAACATCTCTGAGCTGCTGGAGATCCAGCTCCTGACTGACACTACAATCCTACAG GTCTCTTCCATGGGAATCACTCCGTTCTTTGTGGAGAATGTCAGTGAGCTGCAGCTTTGTGCCATCAAGCTGGTTACCGCG GTGTTTTCTCGGTATGAGAAACACAGGCAGCTGATCCTGGAGGAGATCTTTACCTCTCTCGCAAGGCTGCCCACCAGCAAGAGGAGCTTAAGAAACTTCAG ATTGAACAGCAGTGATGTTGATGGTGAGCCCATGTACATCCAAATGGTGACTGCTCTGGTGCTTCAGCTAATTCAGTGTGTGGTGCATCTGCCTACTGACAAGGACAACACAGATGATGAGTATGACAAAAAG gtGGACCAAGATGTCCTCATTACAAACTCCTATGAGACTGCAATGAGGACGGCACAGAACTTCTTATCAGTTTTCCTCAAAAA GTGTGGTAGCAAACAAGGTGAGGAGGACTACCGGCCTCTATTTGAAAACTTTGTGCAGGACCTCCTCTCGACAGTCAACAAGCCAGAGTGGCCTGCTGCTGAACTGCTCCTCAGTCTCCTGGGCCGGTTGCTG GTGCACCAGTTCAGTAACAAGCAGACCGAGATGGCACTGAGAGTAGCTTCCTTGGACTACTTGGGCACAGTTGCTGCCCGTCTACGGAAGGATGCAGTCACCAGCAAGATGGACCAGCGCTCCATAGATCGCATCCTCAAAGAG GCGGCTGGGAACGACGAGACGCAACAGCTGCAGAAGGCCCTGTTGGACTACCTGGGTGAAAATGTAGAGACTGACCCCTCTCTTTTG TTTTCAAGGAAGTTCTACATCGCACAGTGGTTCAGGGACTCTACCACAGAGACCGAGAAGGCTATGAAGTCCCAGAACCAGAAGGATGAAGACTCGTCGGAGGGTCAGCACCACGCCAAGGACGTGGAGACTACGGGCGAGATTATGCAGAGAGCTGAGGCTCGGAAGAAGTTCTTGAGGTCCATAATCAAGACAGCGCCCTCACAGTTCGCCACACTAAA AATGAACTCTGATACCGTGGACTACGAGGATGCCTGTTTAGTTGTGCGATATTTGGCCTCTATGAGGCCGTTTGCACAgagctttgatatttatttaacacaG ATCTTGCGAGTGCTTGGAGAGAGCGCGATCGCTGTGAGAACAAAAGCGATGAAGTGTCTGTCTGAGGTGGTGGCCGTGGACCCCAGCATTCTAGCCAGG TTGGACATGCAGCGTGGAGTCCATGGGCGGCTGATGGATAACTCCACCAGCGTGCGAGAGGCTGCTGTAGAGCTTCTTGGGCGATTTGTGCTGAGTCGTCCCCAGCTGACCGAGCAGTACTATGACATGCTCATTGAGAGAATACTG GATACGGGCATCAGTGTGAGGAAGAGAGTGATTAAGATCTTGCGAGACATCTGTCTGGAGCAGCCCACGTTCAACAAGATCacagagatgtgtgtgaagatGATCCGAAGGGTCAACGATGAAGAAGGCATTAAG AAACTGGTGAATGAGACCTTCCAGAAGCTCTGGTTCACCCCGACTCCTAACCATGACAAGGAAGCCATGACCAGGAAGATCCTCAATATCACTGATGTG GTATCTGCATGCAGGGATTCTGGTTACGACTGGTTTGAACAGCTGCTTCAAAAT CTGCTGAAGACTGAGGAAGACGCCTCCTACAAGCCAGCTAGGAAGGCTTGTGCTCAGCTTGTGGACAATCTTGTGGAGCACATTCTCAAATATGAAGAAGCTCCAGATG aCTGCGAGAATAAAGGGGGGAACTCGAATCGCTTGGTGGCCTGCATCACCACGTTATACTTGTTCAGCAAAATCCGAGCACAGCTGATGGTGAAACATGCCATGACCATGCAGCCCTACCTAACCACCAAGTGCAAT AACCAGAATGATTTTATGGTGATCTgtaatgtggctaaaatcttggAGCTGGTGGTTCCCCTGATGGACCACCCCAGTGAGACCTTTCTCACCACCATCGAGGAAGACCTCATGAAGCTCATTATCAAATATGGCATGACG GTTGTGCAACATTGTGTGAGCTGCCTTGGTGCAGTAGTGAACAAGGTTACTCACAACTACAAGTTTGTCTGGGCTTGTTTTAATCGATATTATG GGGCTCTAAacaaactgaagacccagcACCAGGAGGACCCAAATAGCACGATCCTAGTGTCCAACAAGCCTGCACTGCTCCGTTCCCTCTTCACTGTAGGAGCCCTATGCAGGCACTTTGACTTTGACCGCGAGGAGTTCAAAGGCAATAACAAG GTTGTCATTAAGGACAAAGTGCTGGAGCTCCTTCTCTACTTTACAAAaaatgaggatgaggaggtgcAGACCAAGGCCATCATTGGTTTAG GGTTCCTGTTTATCCAGCACCCTGGACTGATGTTTGTCCCTGACGTGAAGACCCTGTACAATGGCCTTCTCTCAGACAGGAAGACGTCAGTGAACCTGAAAATCCAGGtgctgaaaaatctgcagacaTACCTGCAGGAGGAGGACTCGCGCATGCAGGAGGCTGACAGAGAGT GGAAGAAGCTTTCCAAGCAAGAGGACCTCAAGGAGATGGGGGACATCTCCTCAGGGATGAGTAGCTCCATCATGCAGCTGTACCTGAAGCAGGTGCTGGAGGCTTTCTTCCACACACAATCCAGCGTGCGACACTTTGCCCTCAACGTCATCGCTCTAACGCTCAACCAGGGTCTCATTCATCCTGTACAG TGTGTACCCTATTTGATCGCCATGGGGACAGATCCTGAACCTACAATGAGGAATAAAGCAGACCAGCAACTGGTGGAGATTGATAAGAAGTACACAGGATTCATTCAT ATGAAGGCTGTAGCGGGGATGAAGATGTCCTACCAGGTCCAACAGGCCATCATGGGATCTCGTGACACCATCATCAGAGGTTTCCGTCAGGATGAGACCAGCACAGCCCTTTGTTCCCACCTCTTTACAATGGTGCGGGGAAACAGACAGCACCGGCGCGCCTTCCTCATCTCCTTACTTAACCTGTTTGATGACAGTGCG AAAACGGAGGTGAACATGCTGCTGTTCATCGCTGACAACCTAGCGTGTTTCCCCTTCCAGAGCCAAGAAGAGCCTCTCTTTATCATGCACCACATCGACATCACGCTGTCTGTGTCTGGCAGCAACCTTTTACAGTCCTTCAAAGAG TCTTTGCTAAAGGAACCAAGGCAGcgggaaaagaagaagaagaagaagaaggtgcGAGAAAAGAAATACAGTTCAGAGGAAGATGAAGAGACGCCAAGCAGCAGTGAAAGCAGCAGCGATGAGGATGAAGTGGTACACAGGGCCAAGAAGCCCAAGCGGGCTGTGGCTGCAGTGAATTCGGACTCTGACTCAGACCTGGATGTCGAAGACATAGAAAAGGTTATGGACCGTCTGCCAGACAACCCCATCCCTCTGCTGGATTTTGCCAATGCCTCTCAAGGAATCCTGCTTCTT